A window from Bdellovibrionales bacterium encodes these proteins:
- a CDS encoding type II secretion system protein has translation MKKHLCNQLGITLIEVLISLGVTAFLTAVIMPFIFRQMEEFESEKMSMARISLQLQVERYLSNPNIKGFAVYTLDADTNLKNCVMGTGACQQVTNQGFSLYDSAQSVIAGPGPANPARFDRTGAPCTSGPRCIFEIWTTYSTLCEGGAPSCLQAMSVTASYTVQQSPTANTGTTRQMRPIQSPLIPIQRKQSNVPPFKVTSYNAPGILGVHQLCMMTALQIGPSCALTGNYNQNWVLTGASCETAICFDFL, from the coding sequence ATGAAAAAACACCTCTGCAATCAACTGGGCATCACTCTCATCGAAGTTTTGATTTCTCTTGGCGTTACTGCGTTTTTGACAGCAGTGATTATGCCCTTCATTTTCCGTCAAATGGAGGAATTTGAATCCGAAAAGATGTCGATGGCAAGAATCTCCCTGCAGCTGCAAGTTGAGCGCTACCTTTCTAATCCCAACATCAAAGGTTTTGCTGTCTATACCTTAGATGCAGATACGAATTTAAAAAATTGCGTGATGGGCACAGGCGCCTGCCAACAAGTAACGAACCAGGGCTTTTCTCTCTACGATTCCGCTCAGTCGGTCATCGCGGGTCCCGGACCTGCCAATCCCGCCCGCTTCGATAGAACCGGCGCGCCCTGCACCTCGGGACCTCGCTGCATCTTTGAAATCTGGACAACCTATTCCACTCTTTGCGAGGGCGGCGCACCTTCATGCCTCCAGGCCATGAGTGTAACGGCTTCCTACACTGTTCAACAAAGCCCCACGGCAAATACCGGAACGACTCGGCAAATGCGTCCGATTCAGAGCCCTCTCATTCCCATTCAGAGAAAACAAAGCAATGTGCCGCCCTTTAAAGTCACGAGCTACAATGCGCCCGGAATTTTGGGGGTTCATCAACTATGTATGATGACTGCACTTCAGATTGGTCCTTCGTGTGCGCTGACTGGGAATTACAATCAGAACTGGGTATTAACAGGCGCATCTTGTGAAACCGCCATTTGCTTTGATTTCCTGTAG